Proteins from a genomic interval of Esox lucius isolate fEsoLuc1 unplaced genomic scaffold, fEsoLuc1.pri scaffold_58_arrow_ctg1, whole genome shotgun sequence:
- the LOC114830632 gene encoding golgin subfamily A member 6-like protein 7, which translates to MELPSQSTSVVKETCSKMSEGIYEFEGNVTSTNIDCPLYGNEGADKTKPGGDVIQHSDSAYSKWWKKPSGVAAVCLGLLCVLLLAEIIGLSVYYGVIGCQYFIKRDKLQTSNKNLTEERDQLQTSYNYLTKESDQLQTRYKTLSEEKDQLQTRYNNLIEEGDQQQTSYNNLTKEREQLQTRYKILIEERDQQQTSYNNLTKERDQLHSSYNNLTKERDQLQTRCKTLSEERDQLQTRYNNLIEEGDQQQTSYNNLTKEREQLQTRYKILIEERDQQQTSYNNLTKERDQLHSSYNNLTKERDQLQ; encoded by the exons atggaattgccatcacaaagcACAAGTGTGGTAAAGGAAACTTGTTCTAAGATGTCAGAAGGAATCTACGAATTTGAAGGGAATGTAACTAGCACAAATATTGATTGCCCATTATATGGCAATGAAGGAGCTGACAAGACCAAACCAGGTGGAGACGTCATTCAACATTCAG ATTCAGCATATTCAAAGTGGTGGAAAAAACCTTCTGGAgttgctgcagtgtgtctggGACTGCTGTGTGTTCTGCTTCTGGCTGAGATCATAGGACTGTCTGTCTACT ATGGCGTAATTGGCTGTCAATACTTCATAAAAAGAGACAAACTACAGACCAGTAACAAGAAcctgactgaagagagagaccagctacagactagTTACAACTACCTGACAAAAGAGAGCGACCAGCTACAGACTAGATACAAAACCCTGAGTGAAGAGAAagaccagctacagactagATACAACAACCTGATTGAAGAAGGAGACCAGCAACAGACAAGTTACAACAAcctgacaaaagagagagaacagctaCAGACTAGATACAAAATCCTGattgaagagagagaccagcaaCAGACAAGTTACAACAAcctgacaaaagagagagaccagctacattctagttacaacaacctgacaaaagagagagaccagctacagactagATGCAAAACCctgagtgaagagagagaccagctacagactagATACAACAACCTGATTGAAGAAGGAGACCAGCAACAGACAAGTTACAACAAcctgacaaaagagagagaacagctaCAGACTAGATACAAAATCCTGattgaagagagagaccagcaaCAGACTAGTTACAACAAcctgacaaaagagagagaccagctacattctagttacaacaacctgacaaaagagagagaccagctacag